The following are from one region of the Nicotiana tomentosiformis chromosome 7, ASM39032v3, whole genome shotgun sequence genome:
- the LOC104105264 gene encoding cytokinin riboside 5'-monophosphate phosphoribohydrolase LOG7-like, with protein sequence MEEERRSSKFKRICVFCGSSSGKKPTYQDAAIELGKQLVERGIDLVYGGGSVGLMGLVSQAVHDGGRHVLGVIPRTLMPREITGETIGEVRAVSGMHQRKAEMARQADAFIALPGGYGTLEELLEVITWAQLGIHRKPVGLLNVEGFYNSLLSFLDKAVDEGFISPTARRIIVSAPTAQQLVRELEEHVPETDEISSKLIWEEEVQRFNYTPTESVVPT encoded by the exons ATGGAGGAAGAGAGAAGATCGTCAAAGTTTAAGAGGATTTGTGTTTTCTGTGGTAGCAGTTCTGGGAAGAAACCTACATATCAAGACGCTGCGATTGAATTGGGAAAACAACTG GTGGAGAGAGGGATTGATTTGGTGTATGGAGGTGGAAGCGTGGGTCTGATGGGTCTTGTTTCTCAGGCAGTTCATGATGGTGGGCGCCATGTTCTAGG AGTGATTCCAAGGACCCTCATGCCTAGAGAG ATAACTGGTGAAACGATCGGAGAAGTGAGAGCAGTTTCTGGTATGCATCAAAGAAAAGCTGAAATGGCCAGGCAAGCTGATGCCTTCATTGCCCTCCCCG GTGGTTATGGAACACTTGAAGAACTTCTTGAAGTCATCACATGGGCTCAGCTGGGAATCCACCGTAAACCA GTGGGCCTGTTGAATGTTGAGGGTTTCTATAATTCCTTATTGTCTTTCCTTGATAAGGCCGTGGATGAAGGCTTTATTTCTCCAACAGCACGTCGCATAATCGTGTCTGCTCCGACAGCCCAACAGTTGGTCAGAGAACTTGAG GAACATGTACCAGAGACCGACGAAATCTCATCAAAGTTGATCTGGGAGGAAGAAGTTCAAAGATTTAACTACACACCGACTGAATCTGTGGTTCCTACGTAA